The nucleotide sequence ataagtgataatagagttcattggtctcggccccagaggggaaccggaataaccaagactgtgaatacaatgataaaaagttctatttataataaactagtcactagggtttacagaagtaagtaattgatgcataaatccacttccggggcccacttggtgtgtgcttgggctgagcttgagtgttgtacgtgtagaggtccttcttagagttgaacgccagcatttgtgccagtttgggcgttcaactctggttttggatccttttctggcgctggacgccagaattggggagagagctggcattgaacgccagtttgcgtcgtctatccttagccaaagtatagactattatatattgctggaaagtcctggatgtctactttttaacgcaattggaagcgcgccattttgagttctgtagctccagaaaattcattttgagtgtagggaggtcagaatccaacagcatcagcagtccgatttctgctcaagtccctcaatttcagccagaaaatacctgaaatcacagaaaaacacacaaactcatagtaaagtccagaaatatgaatttaacataaaaactaatgaaaacatccctaaaagtaactagatcctactaaaaacatactaaaaacaatgccaaaaagcgtataaattatccgctcatcaggtaggAACTTTTTGGACAGGCCTTATTGAGGCCGGTGTAGTCAATACATATCCTCCATTTTTCATTGTGCTTGTTCACGAGCataacattggctagccataaggGTATTTTACTTTGCTTATGAATCTGGCTTCTAACAGCGCTTGATTTTGCTCCTCCACCACTTATGCTCTTTCAGGACTAAGTTTTCGTCATTTCTGCTATACAGGATGTGAACTTTGGTATCCAGCTAATTTGTGGCTCATGAGATCAAGATGGATGCTCGGTATGTTAGAATCTTTCTAGGCAAAAAGGTTGGAATTCTCTTGTAGGATCGGAGTTTGATGAGAtcttattttaacttttgatCTAAATTGGTCACACATTTGCAGACTTTTTCTCCTATTTGCACCTCTTCGATTTTTCCTTTAGCTAATGTCTCACTTCTTCATGAACTCAGACACTTTTCGAGTTCTATTGAATTAACCTTTTTTCCCTTTGTTCAGCCACGTAGCCTCAAACTTTCATTATAGCATCTTCTAACTAGTTTCTGATCTCCTTTTATAGTTGCTATTCTTTCTGGGGTAGAAAATTTCATACAAAGATAGGGAGTTGACACCACTGCATAAGTCGATTTAAGGTTGactgacctattagggcattgtaggctgatgcGACATCTACCATGATGTAGTCTATGCTCAGGGTTCTTCCTTTATTCCCTTTTGTGAAGGTTATTGTAGGCAACTGGGGCACTTCTTCACATTCTCCAACCTAGTAGACTTCCTTCAGATGTCTTTTGAGAGAGGATTTTGTTATCCCTCCCTTGCAAAGCCACCAACGATCATGTAGATGTGTCTCTCAAGGTTCCTTGTTGTTTATCTCATCTTCTCTGTTTCTTcatcctttttctttttgttggttTCATCTGATTTTCCAGTAAGGTATTTATCCAGCTAATCTTTTTTGGCCAATTTTTCAATCACATTTTCAGGTCGTAGCAGTCGTTGGTTGAATGATCATAAATTTTGTGATACTCACAATATTCAGATCGATTTCCCTCTTTCTTACTTCGAATGTGCCTAGGAGGTGGTATCATTTCACTGTGGCAAATTTCTCTATAAACATCAACCAGAGAGACTCGTAGTGGAATATAGGAATAATATCTCCTAGACTTGTCCGAGTtgtattcttcttttttcttgagcTCCTGCTCTTTTTTCTGAGGCTGGTACTAATTACTTTGTCCTAAGGTAGGTCTTCTCAACATTGTAAtttcctccatattgatatatttCTCGGCTCGTTCTTGAACCTCATACAGAGAGGTCGGGTGCCTCTTTGAAATGGATTGTGAGAAGGGACTTTTCTTGAGGCCATTAATAAGTCCCATGCAcaccttgttgaacctttccatatagacCCTAAGTGATTCGTGGACCTCTTGCTTGACTCCCAAGAGGCTTAGGACATATTTAACCTTGTCTTTCTAGATCAAAAACCTTATGAGAAATAGTCGTCGAAGCAGGTGACCGACCTTGAATGGAGATTGTCAAACCACTTCATGACCACCTTGGTTAAAGTAGTTGGGAAGGTTTTGCATCGAGTCGCATTAGAGGCATCAGCCAAACACACAGATTTTGAAATTACTCAGGTGGTGGCGAGGGTCGGTCATCCTATCATAAAAGGTCCATGTTCGGGCTTTTAAAATTTCTAGGGACTTTAGCTCTCATAATTTCTTTTGAGAATGGATCTTCAGATCCTAAAGGTGTAGCTCTTCGATCAGCTCAAGATCTTCACCCTTTAAGATCAGATTCCAATCTCGGAATCTCTCTAGCTTTTCCTCCAAGTCTCTACGAGCCGTCTTTAGAATGGTTATCCGCCATGGTTGTGTGCTGATTTTCAGGTCCCCGACAACAGCGTCAATAGCAAGGTGTTattcatatatattttattttttatcaaagatagaaaGACTCAAACCTGCGACCTCTTATATGAGTGTgagaagactatgtcatttgagctataactcattggctagttgttttttttgtttttaccaaagatagaagactcaaacccgtaacctcttaattgagtatgggaagattatgtcatttgagctataactcattgacaACTCATTGGCTAGTTGTTATTCATATATATTAaacatattttattaaatttaattattttaattgaacGGATAGAATCTCTAAATCACCAAATCAATAACTAGAACGGCTTAAGCTTCAGAATATTGAGTACCCTGGAGAAGAAATGTTTAACTTGTTAAGATAATATTTTACGAACCCTAATTGGCCTGTCCACGCAGCGACGTACGTGGCAAGATCTGGTTGGCTATGCATACATCATGTCCTTATTTTAACATCAACTATTTAAGACTCAAAATTGTAAATACaaatagattgaaaagaaaaaaaaaattggaaaatatCCACGGAGCTGGTAGCTACCGACGATCGTCTTTCGGTTCCGATTAGGACCTCACCAACACACAGAGtgggagagagagacagagagagagagagcactcGCTTGGTAATTCATCTCTTCAACCAACGACTTTtaattctttcaaattttagtttttcttgaATTCCTTTAACGCCGTCTTGATTTGATTCCAAGTTAGGGCTCACGGTAGTGCTGTAATTCATATGCATAAgccttttttttattcttgtcttttcttttttctttctatcGATTTGCCATTGAATATGAAGTTAAGGATCATGCATTCTATTTATCTGCATTTTCTCGTTATCTTCGAATGCCAAATAGTGATTGACTAGCTCACTAATTTATGGATTTTCTATGACACCTCAattgtttaatttagttttctaggATAAATTGTATTATTTCGTCTTGTTCATGCTTATTTGTGAAAAATCCAAATGCATATGAAGTCCTAGTTACAGGTTTAATTAGCTAATTTAGGGTTTCAGATTTTAATTAAATGATGGTTTATTGTGCTTTTGTGTAGGGCGGAATGATGAGGCTGAAGACATATGCCGGTCTCAGTTTGATTGCAACCCTGGCTATCACATATCATGCATTTAACAGTAGAGGCCAGTTTTATCCGGCAATGGTGTATCTTTCAACTTCCAAGATCAGCTTAGTGCTTCTTCTCAACATGGGTTTGGTTATTATGTGTATTCTATGGCAGTTGACTAAAAAGGTATTCCTGGGTTCTCTTAGAGAAGCTGAGGTAGAAAGGCTTAACGAGCAATCGTGGAGGGAGGTTATGGAAATCCTCTTTGCCATTACTATTTTTAGGCAGGATTTCTCAGTTACGTTTCTTGCGATGGTCACAGCGCTATTGTTGATTAAAGCTTTGCATTGGTTGGCTCAAAAGAGGGTTGAGTACATTGAGACAACTCCTACGGTGCCCATGTTGTCCCATGTTCGGATTGTATCTTTTATGGGTTTCCTCCTTCTCCTCGATAGCCTATTCTTATACAGTAATCTGAAGCATCTGCTACAAACATGGCAACCGTCAGTTTCGATATTCTTCTCTTTTGAGTAAGCCTTCTTTCTTTTCATTCTCTTGTGCTCAGACAAGTTGCAAAACAAAACATGACTAATGTAAATGCAGAACTATGAATAGTACTCAGCTGAATTTTGGCTTGGATGAGAATTCCTTGACTTAAGAACATGCTCTGTTTCTACCTTGATTCATATTTGAATAAACCCTTGATGTATCAATTTTCTTATTATTGTGGAATCCTTGATTTTTCTTGCAGGACCAAATGCATatcaataataaatataaatgtgAAATTGACCAACTATTTGGATTAATTTTCCATTTCTTGTTTCCATTGTGGTAATAGTGAAATCTCATGTTTCTTTTTGTCATTTCATTTGCCAATTCATTTACAAAATCATGAAACATAGAATTCAAGCCATGGTAATAGGAAATGAAAACGGAAACCAAACTTACCCTATTTCCTGATCTTTGTTTTGTTTTCCTTTTACGTTTTTCCCTGAATATCTATTTCCTGTTATTTGATAAAGCTCTGCATCCTATTTTTGAAATATCATGTAGTTAGCCACTAATATAATTATCAGGTTAGGCTGCGTATATTATACCTTTGGGTGTGGCCTTCTCCCATATCCTGCGTTAGTGCAGGATGCTTGTGCACCGGGCTGCCCTTTTTTATGTAGTTAATTGCAAAAGTTTGATATGATAGATTCTTAAAAATTCTTGATTAAGCTATCTCATTTGCATTCTTGATTTTTAATCTTGTCAAACAAAGGGAATTTTATATGTGATACTCAGtaaatgttgttttttttttattcatatgaataaaTGTAGTTATATGCCTTGTTTGTGTCTCTGATACATATGATTGCATTAATATTTGAAGCTATGATCTTATGAATCACATGGAAAACACTTGTACTATGCTGTAAAACCACAAATAGGATATATGAaggaaaaaaaatactaaataggAGTGTGTATGTGAGTTTATTCATATGTGCAGTTTCAGTTGTATTTGTTAGCTGATGTATTCTACTAATATTGTGGCGTAATTATATATAATCACGGTTTTCCTCAACAAATGATCTTTTCTATCTCAGGTACATGATACTGGCAACGACAACAGTGTCGATTTttgtaaaatatcttttctatgtTAGTGACATGCTCATGGAAGGACAATGGGAAAGGAAACCAGTCTTCACATTCTACTTGGAACTTATCAGGGACTTGCTTCACTTGTCTATGTATCTGTGCTTCTTCCTCGTAATTTTTGTGTAAGTGATCAGCCAACTCCTCTTTCAATATTTATGGGAGCCTTTATATCTATTCAATACAGAAGCCATTTGGTTTGCTCATTTTTTTGTCTCTTTTAATATTTACCAACTAATATTTGGTTTATCTCTCAGAAACTATGGTGTTCCTTTGCACTTAATACGGGAGCTCTATGAGACATTTAGGAACTTCAAAGTCCGTGTTGCAGATTACATACGATATCGTAAGATCACTTCAAATATGAACGACCGTTTTCCAGATGCAACGCCTGAAGAGCTTAATGCGTTAGTTCAAAACCTTACATATCTGCTTACTATTTTGAAGTTTATtgtaataattcttttcttgaaTGCCTAAGCAGAAGTGATGCAACTTGCATTATCTGTCGTGAAGAGATGACTACTGCCAAGAAACTTATATGTGGACATTTGTTTCATGTTCATTGCCTCCGATCATGGTTGGAGCGGCAACATACTTGCCCTACCTGCAGAGCCCTGGTTGTTCCCCCAGAAAATGGGGCAACAGCAACTGTAGGCCAGCAAGGAGCACAACCAGATGGTCATCGACAGGGTAATCATATAGTATAATAATCACTGATACATAAAACATGTTTGTAATGCGCAGTTGAACTGTTAGTATTCCCAGGAATCCTGTCTGTCTGGAATCAAAAATGGAAAACTAGAGTTCAAAGTTTGATCCATCAAACTAATGCTTATGTGACTTGCACCTTTTAAACAATTGCTATTTGCTAATGCAACATATTCATTTTTTAAACCATCTTCATTATAAACCTTTTAATTATACTTAAGCTCCTTGTTATGAAGTTATATCCATCATTCATGTTCTGTTTAGGTTTCATGTGAAGCTCATAAAGTTACTACTATATATATTTTACATTTCATGGTTTaattttttaacctttttttgTCTAATTTTATTATTCCTTGTCGAACACAATTTTGCTTACTTCAAGATTAAATAATCATTTTGCTTCGGAACAGGAACAGGGACTAGCACTGGAAGCACAGCTCAAAATGAGGTTGGCAGTGGTGGGGCAATTGATAATTTGAGTCAGCATCAAGCCCGACTTCAAGCTGCAGCTGCAGCAGCAGCTTCAATATATGAGAAGTCTTATGTTTATCCCTCCCCAACATCTTTAGTGTGGTATGAATTGTGTTTAGACAATATCCCTGTTTTTTCTACACCTGCTTAAG is from Arachis ipaensis cultivar K30076 chromosome B01, Araip1.1, whole genome shotgun sequence and encodes:
- the LOC107628176 gene encoding ERAD-associated E3 ubiquitin-protein ligase HRD1B; the protein is MMRLKTYAGLSLIATLAITYHAFNSRGQFYPAMVYLSTSKISLVLLLNMGLVIMCILWQLTKKVFLGSLREAEVERLNEQSWREVMEILFAITIFRQDFSVTFLAMVTALLLIKALHWLAQKRVEYIETTPTVPMLSHVRIVSFMGFLLLLDSLFLYSNLKHLLQTWQPSVSIFFSFEYMILATTTVSIFVKYLFYVSDMLMEGQWERKPVFTFYLELIRDLLHLSMYLCFFLVIFVNYGVPLHLIRELYETFRNFKVRVADYIRYRKITSNMNDRFPDATPEELNASDATCIICREEMTTAKKLICGHLFHVHCLRSWLERQHTCPTCRALVVPPENGATATVGQQGAQPDGHRQGTGTSTGSTAQNEVGSGGAIDNLSQHQARLQAAAAAAASIYEKSYVYPSPTSLVCSPGYTLQPPVQMSMGKSVNTALNGEQASGEQAQQQFVLPGGPMISFPQMGPFHFLPSQTRGAPANYGVEFGVDPNMPSSHLEAHRKLLQYQIEILQNQLKLLQRTKVETGVDEGTSSSSTSTADSRGKQIASSHEIHREKE